One window from the genome of [Mycobacterium] stephanolepidis encodes:
- a CDS encoding fatty acid desaturase family protein: MTVEARQVQGGSKEVLGISMADARALVADLAARRQWIYWLDLVACVTVGYTAFLLCPAGDLLSLPAAACIVVAAFAFYRAVLFVHELVHAERDLRWFSVVWHVVCGIPLLVPKFTFEFHHEHHASRTYGTAEDGEYVAYGSEPRWRVILLPFTAAVGPLAFVFRFLVLGPLSWLIPAIRPAVLTRASSLMIDADFERPLPPAGTPRSWLIQEIACFAYTSAMLVLLILGAYSPMRLLEAYLVMALALFVNWLRVLAAHRYEGTTERMTFPEQILDSIDHPSVPVLGALWAPVGLRFHAVHHFFPQLPYHQLGEARRRLEAAIPPDAGYWTTEDRSLASSLRRLLAHPRKEAS, from the coding sequence ATGACGGTCGAGGCACGGCAGGTGCAGGGCGGCTCCAAGGAAGTGCTCGGCATTTCGATGGCCGATGCACGTGCACTGGTGGCAGACCTGGCCGCCCGCCGCCAGTGGATCTATTGGCTGGACTTGGTCGCCTGTGTGACAGTCGGGTACACCGCGTTCCTGTTGTGCCCGGCGGGCGATCTACTCTCGCTCCCGGCCGCGGCCTGCATCGTGGTGGCGGCCTTCGCGTTCTACCGGGCAGTGCTGTTTGTCCACGAACTCGTGCATGCCGAGCGTGACCTGCGCTGGTTCTCGGTGGTATGGCATGTGGTGTGCGGAATCCCATTGCTGGTACCGAAATTCACCTTCGAGTTTCATCACGAACACCACGCGTCGCGCACCTACGGCACCGCCGAGGACGGTGAGTATGTGGCCTACGGCAGCGAGCCGCGCTGGCGCGTCATCCTGTTGCCGTTCACCGCGGCGGTCGGGCCGCTGGCATTCGTTTTCCGGTTCCTGGTGCTGGGGCCATTGAGCTGGCTGATCCCCGCGATCAGGCCCGCCGTGCTGACCCGGGCCTCATCGCTCATGATCGACGCCGACTTCGAGCGCCCGTTGCCGCCCGCAGGCACACCCCGCTCCTGGCTGATACAGGAAATCGCCTGTTTCGCATACACATCGGCCATGCTGGTGCTGCTGATCCTGGGCGCGTACTCGCCGATGCGGCTGCTGGAGGCGTATCTGGTGATGGCGCTGGCGTTGTTCGTGAACTGGTTGCGGGTACTGGCGGCACACCGGTACGAGGGCACGACCGAACGCATGACCTTCCCTGAGCAGATCCTGGACTCCATCGATCACCCGTCGGTGCCCGTACTGGGTGCACTGTGGGCTCCCGTCGGCCTGCGTTTCCACGCGGTGCATCACTTCTTTCCCCAGCTGCCGTACCACCAGCTGGGGGAGGCTCGCCGCCGGCTGGAGGCGGCGATTCCACCCGATGCCGGGTACTGGACCACCGAAGACCGTTCACTTGCCTCATCGTTGCGGCGGCTACTGGCTCACCCACGCAAGGAGGCGTCATGA
- a CDS encoding isoprenyl transferase: protein MVKSSQPDPQQDKYFTDWADVPPGYAPTFPDKTVFPAVFPKLLPGSGPGGTRPHPAPTHPSGAVPPAIPKELVPRHVAVVMDGNGRWARARGLPRTEGHKMGEATMMDMVCGAIEMGIPWLTTYAFSTENWRRPADEVRFLMGFNRDVVKRRRHDLNNMGVRFRWAGQKTRLWSSVYKELEITEELTKNNSTLTLTTCINYGGRAEIAEATRRIARLVESGQLKPDRITEETIAKYLDEPDMPDVDLFLRPSGEFRSSNFMMWQSAYAEFVFQEKMYPDFDRRDLWAACLEYAQRDRRFGTA, encoded by the coding sequence ATGGTGAAGAGCAGCCAGCCCGATCCGCAGCAGGATAAGTACTTCACGGATTGGGCCGACGTCCCGCCCGGCTACGCCCCGACGTTCCCGGACAAGACGGTGTTTCCTGCCGTTTTCCCGAAGCTGCTGCCCGGATCGGGCCCCGGTGGTACCCGTCCACATCCCGCGCCCACGCATCCCTCGGGTGCCGTACCGCCGGCCATTCCCAAGGAACTGGTACCGCGGCATGTCGCGGTGGTGATGGACGGCAACGGGCGCTGGGCGCGGGCCCGTGGCCTGCCGCGTACCGAGGGCCACAAGATGGGCGAGGCCACCATGATGGACATGGTCTGTGGTGCCATCGAGATGGGCATCCCGTGGCTGACCACCTATGCGTTCTCGACGGAGAACTGGAGAAGGCCGGCGGACGAGGTTCGATTCCTGATGGGCTTCAACCGTGACGTGGTGAAGCGGCGACGCCATGACCTGAACAACATGGGCGTGCGGTTCCGTTGGGCGGGCCAGAAGACCCGGCTGTGGAGCAGCGTCTACAAGGAGCTCGAGATCACCGAGGAGCTCACCAAGAACAACAGCACGCTGACCTTGACCACGTGCATCAACTACGGGGGTCGGGCCGAGATCGCCGAGGCGACGCGGAGGATCGCCCGTCTGGTGGAGTCCGGGCAGCTCAAGCCCGACCGCATCACCGAAGAGACCATCGCCAAGTACCTCGATGAGCCGGATATGCCCGACGTCGATCTGTTCTTGCGGCCCTCTGGTGAGTTCCGGTCGAGCAACTTCATGATGTGGCAGTCGGCATACGCCGAGTTCGTGTTCCAGGAGAAGATGTACCCCGATTTCGACCGCCGTGATCTCTGGGCGGCCTGCCTCGAGTACGCGCAGCGCGACCGTCGATTCGGTACGGCGTAA
- a CDS encoding amidase, which produces MSGFPTLTSQASALVEGSVSSVSLTLAALNAIKASQSTLNAFRVVCTKSALADAAVADKRLAAGERLPLLGVPIAIKDDTDLAGTPTAFGTAGAVGSESEDAELVRRLRAAGAVIVGKTNTCELGQWGFTSGPGFGHTRNPWSRNHTPGGSSGGSAAAVAAGLIAGAIGSDGAGSVRIPAAWTHLIGIKPQRGRISTWPLAEAFNGITVHGPLARTVADAALLLDAASGNVAGDLHQPPHVRVLDAVHEDPGQLRIALSLKVPFSAFPASIHPTIEAATRYVGHQLRSLGHMVSDGDPDYGVGLGLNFLPRATAGLLPWRDRLDAGANWDQRTVTNMRTGRRLAGWALRRARAAEPRLQARVGKIFGSFNVVLAPTTAQPPTGIYDFDDVGSIATDRGQIAACPMTWPWNVLGWPSVNVPAGFTQDGLPVGVQLMGPANSEPLLISLAAQLESINNWASETPDPWW; this is translated from the coding sequence ATGTCGGGCTTTCCCACGCTGACGTCCCAGGCCTCCGCGCTGGTGGAGGGTTCGGTCAGTTCCGTTTCGTTGACCCTTGCGGCGCTCAACGCGATCAAAGCCAGCCAGTCGACCCTCAACGCGTTCCGGGTGGTGTGCACCAAGAGCGCCCTCGCCGACGCCGCGGTGGCCGACAAGCGGTTAGCTGCCGGTGAGCGGCTGCCGTTGCTCGGCGTGCCCATTGCCATCAAAGACGACACCGATTTGGCGGGTACGCCAACCGCATTCGGCACCGCCGGGGCCGTCGGTTCGGAGTCCGAGGACGCCGAGTTGGTGCGACGACTACGGGCGGCGGGCGCGGTGATCGTCGGCAAGACCAACACCTGCGAGCTGGGCCAATGGGGCTTCACCAGTGGGCCCGGCTTCGGCCACACCCGCAACCCCTGGAGCCGCAACCACACCCCGGGCGGATCCTCGGGTGGCAGCGCCGCGGCGGTGGCGGCCGGCCTTATCGCCGGGGCCATCGGCTCGGATGGGGCTGGGAGCGTGCGGATTCCCGCCGCGTGGACACATCTGATCGGCATCAAGCCGCAGCGTGGCCGGATCTCCACCTGGCCACTGGCCGAGGCGTTCAACGGGATAACGGTGCACGGGCCCCTGGCCCGCACGGTCGCCGATGCCGCGCTGTTGTTGGATGCCGCATCGGGAAACGTGGCCGGCGATCTGCATCAGCCACCGCACGTCCGGGTGCTGGATGCCGTCCACGAAGACCCGGGGCAGCTGCGCATCGCGCTGTCGCTCAAGGTTCCGTTCTCGGCATTTCCCGCCAGCATTCACCCGACGATCGAGGCCGCCACCCGCTATGTGGGACATCAGCTGCGGTCCCTCGGGCACATGGTGTCCGACGGCGACCCGGACTACGGCGTCGGACTCGGTCTGAACTTCCTGCCACGGGCCACCGCGGGCCTGTTGCCATGGCGCGACCGGCTCGACGCCGGGGCGAACTGGGACCAGCGCACGGTGACGAACATGCGCACGGGCCGACGACTGGCGGGCTGGGCGCTGCGGCGAGCCCGCGCGGCCGAGCCGCGGTTGCAGGCACGCGTCGGCAAGATCTTCGGCAGCTTCAACGTTGTGCTGGCGCCGACAACTGCCCAACCGCCCACAGGTATTTACGATTTCGACGATGTTGGCAGCATTGCCACGGATCGCGGACAGATCGCCGCCTGCCCCATGACGTGGCCGTGGAACGTGCTCGGCTGGCCGTCGGTCAACGTGCCCGCCGGGTTCACCCAGGACGGGTTGCCCGTCGGCGTGCAGCTGATGGGTCCCGCGAACAGTGAGCCGCTGCTCATTTCGCTTGCGGCGCAGTTGGAGTCGATCAACAATTGGGCATCGGAAACCCCCGACCCCTGGTGGTGA
- a CDS encoding N-acetyltransferase — MRRVESRRDARQFISMPWRLYGDDPHWRPTLRRVMHAKMNAKHNPLHQEVQIENFVAYRGDNPVGRISASIDSAYVQRYGDCAFFGFFESEDDEAVAGALLRSAEQWAMRRGITKMVGPFSYTSREEVGLLISGYDKPPAVMQPYNPQYYSGLVEAAGYRKKFDTASFRWHVDGNPQVQQRLLKRADAVMRDQGVSVRSVRMRDYADELEMLRGLYNDSFAHHPENVPLSREVFSGMAAEMRPLIDPNIVRIVESAGTPVGFLLMLPDVNEVTGRSGRLTPGLLARLAVRCHGRIRGIDTAVVVLIGAVQTQFGAGIGRILAGEIVRTITGSGYSSVATTWVHEDNVWSNSLTSQMKTDPEKIHRVYQKAL, encoded by the coding sequence GTGCGCCGCGTCGAGTCTCGTCGTGATGCCAGGCAGTTCATCTCGATGCCCTGGCGTCTCTACGGTGACGACCCGCACTGGCGCCCGACGCTGCGCCGCGTCATGCACGCGAAGATGAACGCCAAGCACAACCCCCTGCACCAGGAGGTGCAGATCGAGAACTTCGTCGCCTATCGCGGCGACAACCCCGTCGGCCGTATCTCCGCCAGCATCGACTCGGCATACGTGCAGCGCTACGGCGACTGCGCATTCTTCGGATTCTTCGAGAGCGAAGACGACGAAGCGGTTGCGGGCGCCCTGCTGAGATCGGCCGAGCAATGGGCCATGCGTCGGGGTATCACCAAAATGGTCGGCCCGTTCAGCTACACCTCACGTGAGGAGGTGGGCCTGCTGATCTCCGGGTACGACAAGCCACCGGCGGTCATGCAGCCGTACAACCCCCAGTACTACTCGGGGCTGGTGGAGGCGGCCGGATATCGCAAAAAGTTCGATACCGCCTCCTTCCGTTGGCATGTCGACGGCAACCCGCAAGTCCAGCAGCGTCTGCTCAAGCGTGCCGACGCGGTGATGCGTGATCAGGGAGTATCGGTGCGTTCGGTGCGGATGCGCGACTACGCCGACGAGCTGGAGATGTTGCGTGGGCTCTACAACGATTCCTTCGCGCATCATCCCGAGAATGTCCCGCTCAGCCGCGAGGTGTTCTCGGGTATGGCCGCCGAGATGCGGCCGCTGATCGACCCGAACATCGTGCGGATCGTCGAATCCGCCGGCACTCCAGTCGGATTCCTGCTGATGCTGCCGGACGTCAACGAGGTCACCGGGCGCTCGGGCCGGCTCACTCCCGGGCTGCTGGCACGGCTCGCCGTCCGGTGCCACGGCCGGATTCGGGGAATCGACACCGCTGTGGTGGTGCTCATCGGCGCGGTGCAGACCCAGTTCGGGGCCGGGATCGGACGAATCCTGGCGGGGGAGATCGTGCGGACGATCACCGGCAGCGGCTATTCGTCGGTGGCCACCACGTGGGTGCACGAGGACAATGTGTGGTCGAATTCGCTTACCTCCCAGATGAAGACAGACCCGGAGAAAATCCATCGGGTCTACCAGAAGGCCCTGTGA
- a CDS encoding SRPBCC family protein, protein MRSIHTEEHVFRKVSEIDCPVDKVWERVTSQEGINDEMGPYMKMTMPKQFRGRSIADVTPGTRIGKSFLLLFGVLPFGFDDITVARLEPGRMFREESLMTGMRVWVHHRTLEPVASETGEKTRVTDEITLAPQAPLGLIPGWGRLMSKILAAFFAHRHRRLSRTLSATGALR, encoded by the coding sequence ATGAGATCGATTCACACCGAAGAACATGTCTTCCGCAAGGTCAGCGAGATCGACTGTCCCGTAGACAAAGTGTGGGAGCGGGTGACCTCGCAAGAGGGCATCAACGACGAGATGGGCCCGTACATGAAGATGACCATGCCCAAGCAGTTCCGGGGCAGGTCCATCGCGGACGTCACCCCGGGCACCCGGATCGGTAAGAGCTTCCTGCTGTTGTTCGGTGTTCTGCCCTTCGGATTCGACGACATCACGGTGGCCCGGCTCGAGCCCGGCCGGATGTTCCGAGAGGAGTCGCTCATGACCGGTATGCGGGTGTGGGTGCACCACCGGACCCTAGAGCCGGTGGCGTCCGAGACGGGCGAAAAGACACGGGTGACCGACGAGATCACCCTGGCCCCGCAGGCGCCGTTGGGCCTGATCCCCGGGTGGGGGAGATTGATGAGCAAGATTCTGGCGGCGTTCTTTGCGCACCGGCACCGGCGGCTGAGCCGGACCCTGTCCGCCACCGGAGCTCTGCGATGA
- the recO gene encoding DNA repair protein RecO gives MRLYRDRAVVLRQHKLGEADRIVTLLTRQHGLVRAVAKGVRRTRSKFGSRLEPFAHIDVQLHPGRNLDIVTQVQAIDAFASDIVSDYGRYTTACAILETAERIAGEERAPAVALHRLTVGALRAIADQQRSRELVLDAYLLRAMSIAGWAPAISECARCASPGPHRAFHVAAGGSVCVHCRPAGAATPPAGVLELMAALHDGDWEATDDVPQTQRTQASGLIAAHLQWHLERKLRTLPLVERGTRLNMTHGEEQPARSAAG, from the coding sequence ATGCGGCTTTATCGGGATCGTGCTGTTGTGCTGCGGCAGCACAAGCTCGGTGAGGCCGATCGCATCGTGACCCTGCTGACCCGCCAGCATGGCCTGGTCCGCGCGGTGGCCAAGGGGGTGCGCCGCACCCGCAGTAAGTTCGGGTCACGGCTGGAACCGTTTGCGCATATCGATGTGCAGCTGCATCCGGGACGCAATCTCGACATCGTCACGCAGGTGCAGGCCATCGACGCCTTCGCGTCGGACATCGTCAGCGACTACGGCCGGTACACCACCGCCTGCGCCATCTTGGAGACCGCCGAGCGGATCGCGGGTGAAGAGCGTGCCCCGGCCGTCGCTCTGCACCGCCTCACCGTCGGAGCACTCAGGGCCATCGCCGATCAGCAGCGTTCGCGCGAATTGGTTCTCGATGCATATCTGTTGCGCGCCATGAGTATTGCCGGATGGGCGCCCGCCATCAGCGAGTGCGCACGCTGCGCCAGCCCCGGCCCGCATCGTGCCTTCCATGTGGCGGCGGGTGGCAGCGTCTGCGTGCATTGCCGTCCCGCGGGTGCGGCGACCCCGCCTGCGGGTGTGCTGGAGCTGATGGCCGCGCTCCATGACGGCGACTGGGAGGCCACCGATGACGTGCCGCAGACCCAGCGCACCCAGGCCAGCGGATTGATCGCGGCGCATTTGCAGTGGCACCTGGAGCGCAAGCTGCGGACACTCCCGCTTGTCGAACGCGGGACCAGGTTAAATATGACCCATGGTGAAGAGCAGCCAGCCCGATCCGCAGCAGGATAA
- a CDS encoding ArsR/SmtB family transcription factor: MVNTVLSSAHDEPPHAPLTPPGPLPPREILEQSGELLRALAAPVRIAIVLQLRESQRCVHELVDAVGVAQPLISQHLRVLKAAGVVSGERQGREVMYRLVDDHLSHIVVDAVAHTEEQR, translated from the coding sequence GTGGTGAACACCGTGCTTAGTTCCGCACATGACGAACCACCGCATGCTCCGCTCACGCCGCCCGGGCCGCTGCCCCCGCGCGAGATCCTCGAACAGTCCGGTGAGCTGCTCCGCGCGCTTGCCGCACCGGTGCGCATCGCCATCGTGCTGCAGCTGCGCGAATCGCAACGCTGCGTCCACGAGTTGGTCGACGCGGTCGGTGTCGCCCAGCCGCTCATCAGCCAGCATCTGCGAGTACTCAAGGCCGCCGGGGTGGTCTCCGGGGAACGTCAGGGGCGAGAGGTCATGTACCGCCTTGTCGACGATCACCTCTCTCATATCGTCGTCGACGCGGTGGCGCACACCGAGGAACAGAGATGA
- a CDS encoding Fur family transcriptional regulator → MRSTRQRAAITALLNRTDEFRSAQELHDELKRTGEGIGLTTVYRTLQSMSTSGEVDVLRNDTGESVYRRCSDGHHHHLVCQSCGFAVEVQAGAVEAWATDVAEEHGFTAVHHTVEVFGLCSRCSALRRSS, encoded by the coding sequence GTGCGGTCCACCCGCCAGCGCGCCGCCATTACCGCACTGCTGAACCGGACCGATGAATTCCGGTCGGCGCAGGAGCTACACGACGAACTCAAGCGCACCGGCGAAGGCATCGGCCTGACCACGGTCTATCGAACCCTGCAGTCGATGTCGACGTCGGGTGAGGTCGATGTGCTGCGCAACGACACCGGCGAGTCGGTGTACCGACGCTGTTCGGACGGGCATCATCACCATTTGGTCTGTCAGAGTTGCGGTTTCGCCGTCGAAGTGCAGGCCGGCGCGGTCGAGGCATGGGCCACCGATGTCGCCGAAGAGCACGGGTTCACCGCTGTACACCACACGGTAGAGGTCTTCGGTCTGTGTAGTCGTTGCAGCGCCCTGCGCCGGAGCTCCTAG
- a CDS encoding pyridoxal phosphate-dependent decarboxylase family protein has translation MTPTPSPFVSDFLTGESDNAYREAVMLAADRAGAVLGGATKPGLVEGYAALKDDAGRLDLDDPEGVGLSRALDEAAGLLAEKSVVVTHPAYLAHLHCPPALPSLAAEVLISAFNQSMDSFDQAPAATAIEQQVIEYLCSRMGYGPGSDGTFTSGGTQSNLQALLLARDLFAYKTYGWDIAARGLPPQASSWRVLCTRQTHFSVQQALRVLGLGTAAVLEVPTDEAGRLRAEALAEILEDADRAATPVFALVLTAGTTDFGAIDPLEEPIAMARARGIWSHVDACAGGCLIFSEQHRDLLRGIESADSVALDFHKLLFQAISCSALLVRNRESFGVLAAHADYLNPESDSEHDVLNLVGKSLQTTRRFDALKVLVTLRAVGQRHVAAMIDATCAAAHAAAQAAAEHTDLELAAPVSTNTVVLRWRQPGLASEACDGVNDAVRAELARTGRAIVGRSSAAGGQAIKLTFVNPLITASMAAEMVCEIAAHGNRIWSARIPEASAV, from the coding sequence ATGACCCCAACCCCAAGCCCCTTCGTGAGTGATTTCCTCACCGGGGAGAGTGACAACGCGTACCGTGAGGCCGTCATGCTGGCGGCCGACCGGGCCGGCGCCGTGCTGGGTGGTGCCACCAAACCAGGCCTGGTAGAGGGTTATGCGGCATTGAAAGACGATGCCGGGCGACTCGATCTCGATGATCCCGAGGGTGTCGGGCTGAGCCGGGCCTTGGATGAAGCAGCGGGCCTGCTGGCCGAGAAGTCCGTGGTGGTCACGCATCCGGCGTATCTGGCGCACCTACACTGCCCGCCCGCGCTGCCATCCCTGGCCGCCGAGGTACTGATCAGCGCGTTCAATCAGTCGATGGACTCCTTCGACCAAGCGCCCGCTGCCACCGCGATCGAGCAGCAGGTCATCGAATATCTCTGCAGCAGAATGGGGTACGGCCCCGGATCGGACGGGACCTTCACCAGCGGGGGCACCCAATCGAACCTGCAGGCATTGTTGCTCGCGCGGGATCTGTTCGCCTACAAAACCTATGGCTGGGATATCGCCGCCCGGGGGTTGCCGCCCCAGGCCAGTTCGTGGCGTGTGCTGTGCACTCGGCAGACGCATTTCTCGGTGCAACAGGCGCTGCGGGTGTTGGGTCTCGGGACCGCCGCGGTTCTCGAGGTACCGACCGACGAGGCCGGACGGCTGCGCGCCGAGGCGCTCGCGGAAATCCTGGAGGATGCGGACCGCGCGGCCACGCCCGTATTCGCGCTCGTACTCACCGCCGGGACAACGGACTTCGGGGCGATCGATCCGCTGGAAGAACCGATCGCCATGGCCCGTGCGCGCGGAATCTGGAGCCACGTGGATGCGTGCGCGGGTGGGTGCTTGATCTTCAGCGAACAGCACCGAGACCTGCTGCGCGGTATCGAGTCGGCGGACTCGGTTGCCCTGGACTTCCACAAGCTGCTCTTCCAGGCGATCAGCTGCAGCGCGCTGTTGGTGCGCAACCGGGAGAGCTTCGGTGTGCTTGCCGCACATGCCGATTACCTCAATCCCGAGAGTGACTCCGAGCACGATGTGCTCAATCTTGTGGGTAAGTCGCTGCAGACCACCCGCCGTTTCGATGCGCTCAAGGTGCTGGTCACTCTGCGCGCGGTGGGTCAGCGGCATGTCGCTGCGATGATCGATGCCACCTGCGCGGCGGCGCACGCCGCGGCGCAGGCAGCGGCTGAACATACGGACCTGGAGTTGGCGGCGCCGGTGAGTACCAACACCGTGGTGTTGCGCTGGCGGCAGCCGGGGCTTGCGTCCGAGGCGTGTGACGGTGTCAACGACGCGGTCCGCGCCGAACTGGCCCGCACCGGCAGGGCGATTGTGGGCCGCTCCAGCGCTGCCGGGGGACAGGCGATCAAGCTCACCTTCGTCAACCCCTTGATCACGGCGTCGATGGCGGCCGAGATGGTCTGCGAGATAGCGGCTCACGGTAACCGGATCTGGTCTGCCCGCATCCCGGAGGCGAGCGCCGTATGA
- a CDS encoding aminotransferase class III-fold pyridoxal phosphate-dependent enzyme → MTADQLTSTARESRAATYSRRLPIRPIEARGARVRADDGRWYVDCLAAAGAMSLGWNHPVISEAVMKTVSSGEPLLSLDFHTPARDRFVEELLSILPVRLAADASIHLCSPSGASAVEAALMLAEVATGGREHVGVQGGFHGCTRAARAASSGGGLRQQPVVLSPQASFLPYPQEYRSPFGVGGEQGVELAIAAADALARPHSGVTAPASLIAEFVLGEGGVIPAPSRWGQALRRTASTLGVPLIADEVQAGMFRTGPAWAFQHCGIEPDMVVISKGLGSGIPIAVLVVRKEFDVWEPGAFTGTFRGNAMAFAAASAVIRFARENGLRAQVTARGKTFLDGLNAIASRSKLVGDVRGIGLMLGVEIVDPDLPWRDDAGAPAPELAAEIQRTCLHHGLIVETGGQYGNVVRFLPPLTIEESDIAAALNAFESALAAVERTRATAEPALVESR, encoded by the coding sequence ATGACTGCCGATCAATTGACTTCTACCGCAAGGGAATCTCGGGCGGCTACCTACTCCCGTAGGCTGCCGATACGGCCGATCGAGGCGCGGGGTGCGCGGGTGCGTGCCGACGACGGCCGCTGGTACGTCGATTGTCTCGCCGCTGCCGGTGCCATGTCGTTGGGCTGGAACCACCCGGTCATCAGTGAGGCCGTCATGAAGACGGTGTCCTCCGGGGAGCCGTTGCTCTCACTGGACTTTCACACTCCGGCCCGCGACCGGTTCGTCGAGGAGCTGCTTTCGATCCTGCCGGTGAGGCTTGCCGCCGATGCCAGCATCCATTTGTGCTCACCCAGCGGGGCCAGCGCTGTGGAGGCCGCTCTCATGCTCGCCGAGGTTGCCACCGGCGGCCGCGAACACGTCGGGGTGCAGGGCGGATTCCATGGCTGCACGCGAGCCGCACGCGCGGCGAGCTCCGGCGGGGGACTGCGCCAACAGCCGGTGGTGCTGTCGCCGCAGGCGAGCTTCCTGCCTTATCCGCAGGAGTATCGCAGCCCGTTCGGGGTGGGTGGGGAGCAAGGCGTCGAGCTCGCCATTGCCGCGGCCGATGCGCTGGCGCGTCCGCACAGTGGCGTGACGGCACCGGCGTCGCTGATCGCCGAGTTCGTGCTCGGTGAGGGCGGGGTGATTCCCGCCCCGTCGCGCTGGGGGCAGGCGCTGCGCCGCACCGCATCGACGCTGGGGGTTCCGCTGATCGCCGATGAGGTGCAGGCGGGCATGTTCCGTACGGGCCCGGCGTGGGCATTCCAGCACTGCGGTATCGAACCCGACATGGTGGTGATCTCGAAGGGGCTTGGATCCGGCATCCCCATCGCGGTCCTGGTGGTGCGCAAGGAGTTCGACGTGTGGGAACCCGGTGCTTTCACCGGGACGTTCCGCGGGAACGCCATGGCCTTCGCCGCCGCCAGTGCCGTGATCCGCTTCGCGCGGGAGAACGGTCTGCGTGCACAGGTGACCGCTCGGGGCAAGACCTTCCTGGATGGCTTGAATGCCATCGCGTCCCGCTCGAAGCTGGTGGGCGATGTACGCGGCATCGGACTCATGCTGGGTGTGGAGATCGTGGATCCCGATCTGCCGTGGCGAGATGACGCCGGGGCCCCGGCGCCCGAGCTTGCCGCCGAGATTCAGCGCACATGCCTGCACCACGGCCTCATCGTGGAGACCGGTGGCCAGTACGGCAACGTGGTGCGATTCTTGCCACCGCTGACCATCGAGGAATCTGATATCGCTGCGGCGCTGAATGCGTTTGAGTCGGCGTTGGCGGCGGTGGAGCGCACCCGAGCGACCGCCGAGCCGGCATTGGTGGAATCTCGATGA
- a CDS encoding NAD-dependent epimerase/dehydratase family protein has protein sequence MGGRTLVTGATGYLGSTLVASLVQAGEQVTVLTNPHDPAVLGDALRPHVDVAVADITDAQSIDDAMRGVSHVYHLAGIASPNSRLGHKIWQTNVLGTYHVARAALTHGVQRVVHVSSTAAIGYPRNGVVADEDFDLRDSVLDNVYSATKRAGERLMLDFAERGLDVVVVNPAAVFAPGTGPARSWQGLLVAARKGLLRVVPPGGTAVCSAQDFVVGITAAMAKGDNGRRYILSTANLSYRQIGELLVTAVGREHPVRSAPMGLFRAVGKGNRLVRDVSLRFDPDDALIPENVELMARELYYAPDRAVRELGIPQVSTHELIAEFVR, from the coding sequence ATGGGCGGCCGGACGTTGGTCACCGGGGCTACCGGGTACCTGGGTTCCACCCTCGTCGCGTCTTTGGTGCAGGCGGGCGAGCAGGTCACGGTCCTGACGAACCCGCACGATCCCGCTGTTCTGGGTGACGCGCTGCGCCCGCATGTCGATGTGGCCGTCGCTGACATCACCGATGCGCAGAGCATCGATGACGCGATGCGCGGTGTGTCCCACGTGTATCACCTGGCCGGTATCGCATCACCGAACTCACGACTCGGACATAAGATTTGGCAAACCAACGTGCTCGGCACCTACCACGTGGCGCGGGCTGCGCTCACACACGGTGTGCAGCGCGTGGTGCACGTCTCTTCCACCGCCGCCATCGGGTACCCACGCAACGGCGTGGTGGCCGATGAAGACTTCGACCTGCGCGATTCGGTGCTGGACAACGTGTATTCGGCGACCAAACGTGCGGGTGAGCGTCTGATGCTGGACTTCGCCGAGCGCGGTCTGGATGTGGTGGTCGTGAACCCCGCCGCCGTGTTCGCGCCCGGCACGGGGCCGGCCCGATCTTGGCAGGGGCTATTGGTCGCCGCTCGCAAGGGACTGCTGCGCGTGGTGCCACCCGGCGGGACCGCGGTGTGCTCGGCACAGGATTTCGTGGTGGGTATCACCGCGGCAATGGCGAAGGGCGACAACGGGCGCCGGTACATCCTGAGCACCGCGAATCTGTCTTACCGGCAGATCGGGGAGCTGCTCGTGACCGCGGTGGGGCGCGAGCATCCGGTGCGGTCCGCGCCCATGGGGCTGTTCCGGGCGGTGGGTAAGGGCAACAGGCTGGTGCGCGATGTCTCCCTGCGCTTCGACCCCGACGATGCGCTCATTCCCGAGAACGTCGAACTGATGGCCCGCGAGCTGTACTACGCGCCCGACAGGGCGGTGCGAGAGCTGGGCATTCCCCAGGTATCCACCCACGAGTTGATAGCGGAGTTTGTGCGATGA